The following are encoded together in the Bradymonas sediminis genome:
- a CDS encoding substrate-binding domain-containing protein → MKKLIIGGVPEHFNLPWQIAIGEKKFEAEGVELVWRDFPKGTGDLNRALRAKEIDLAVILTEGIVRDIVQGNPAKIAQVYVKSPLLWGIHVAAGSDYQSIADLKGTHAAISRYGSGSHLMAFVNAESHGWNLTEDLKFEVIDDLNGALKGLPEGRGDYFMWEKFMTKPYVDQGIFRRIGECPTPWPSFVIAARNDVLDAHEPDVRSVLKVINAATATFKDAPQTEALIAERFGQKPADVKAWLSLTQWASEPLTHDELGDVQEKLMQLGLIEEALAARDILAF, encoded by the coding sequence ATGAAAAAACTCATCATTGGCGGCGTCCCCGAGCATTTTAACCTCCCCTGGCAGATCGCCATCGGCGAGAAGAAATTCGAGGCCGAGGGGGTTGAGTTGGTCTGGCGGGACTTCCCCAAAGGCACCGGCGACCTGAACCGCGCGCTGCGCGCCAAAGAGATCGACCTGGCGGTCATCCTCACCGAGGGCATCGTGCGCGACATCGTCCAGGGGAACCCCGCGAAGATCGCGCAAGTCTATGTAAAGTCACCACTTTTATGGGGCATCCATGTCGCGGCCGGCTCCGACTACCAATCCATCGCGGACCTAAAAGGCACCCACGCCGCGATCAGCCGGTACGGCTCGGGCTCGCACCTGATGGCCTTTGTGAACGCCGAAAGTCACGGGTGGAACCTCACAGAAGACCTGAAATTTGAGGTGATCGACGACCTAAACGGGGCGCTTAAGGGGCTGCCCGAAGGGCGTGGCGACTATTTTATGTGGGAGAAGTTCATGACCAAGCCCTACGTCGACCAGGGCATCTTTCGGCGCATCGGCGAGTGCCCCACGCCCTGGCCAAGCTTTGTGATCGCCGCGCGAAACGATGTCCTCGACGCGCACGAACCCGACGTCCGCTCGGTCCTAAAGGTCATCAACGCCGCGACCGCCACCTTCAAAGATGCGCCGCAGACCGAAGCGCTTATCGCCGAGCGATTCGGGCAAAAACCCGCCGACGTCAAAGCCTGGCTCTCGCTCACCCAATGGGCGAGCGAGCCCCTGACGCATGACGAGCTGGGCGATGTTCAGGAAAAACTGATGCAATTGGGGTTGATCGAGGAGGCGCTGGCGGCCCGGGATATCCTGGCGTTTTAA
- a CDS encoding N-formylglutamate amidohydrolase, whose amino-acid sequence MSEPYFRIERPEEQLLPVIVDVPHAGEWIPDDVRKEMVVGRRILKRDLDLYVDQIWQDAPSLGATLIASQVSRYVVDLNRAPDDVSPETVRGGVRIHEPGYYRDRGVVWRTTTSGQEVMAAPMSKAAFERRLNTFYHPYHQALSEEIARIRKQFGYCILVDGHSMPSKGRSGHTDPGTRRADIVPGNADGQSCDVTLTWTVEEHFRDLSFSVKTNEPYKGGWITRNYGRPKNDIHAIQIEINRDLYMNERTFAIDMPGIERLRKACSSLLGKLADMDVK is encoded by the coding sequence ATGTCTGAGCCTTATTTCCGAATAGAACGCCCAGAAGAGCAACTTCTCCCGGTCATCGTCGACGTGCCGCATGCCGGCGAGTGGATCCCCGATGACGTGCGCAAAGAGATGGTCGTGGGTCGTCGCATTTTAAAGCGCGACCTCGACCTCTACGTCGATCAGATCTGGCAGGACGCGCCGAGCCTGGGCGCTACGCTGATCGCCTCGCAGGTCTCGCGCTACGTCGTCGACCTCAACCGCGCCCCCGACGATGTCTCCCCCGAGACCGTTCGCGGCGGCGTGCGCATCCACGAGCCCGGCTATTATCGGGACCGCGGGGTCGTCTGGCGCACCACCACCAGCGGGCAAGAGGTGATGGCCGCGCCGATGTCGAAGGCCGCCTTCGAGCGCCGCCTCAACACCTTCTACCACCCCTATCACCAGGCGCTCAGCGAAGAGATCGCCCGGATCCGCAAGCAATTCGGCTATTGCATCCTGGTCGACGGCCACTCGATGCCCTCCAAGGGCCGCAGCGGCCACACCGACCCGGGCACCCGCCGCGCCGATATCGTGCCGGGCAACGCCGACGGCCAATCCTGCGACGTGACGCTGACCTGGACGGTCGAGGAGCATTTCCGCGACCTGTCCTTCTCGGTCAAGACCAACGAGCCCTATAAGGGCGGCTGGATCACGCGCAACTACGGGCGTCCCAAAAACGACATCCACGCCATCCAGATCGAGATCAACCGCGACCTCTATATGAACGAGCGCACCTTCGCGATCGATATGCCCGGCATCGAGCGGCTGCGCAAAGCCTGCTCGTCGCTGCTGGGCAAGCTGGCCGATATGGACGTGAAATAA
- the tnpA gene encoding IS200/IS605 family transposase, with the protein MSYTRLRYHIVTATKYREPLLTPDVENVAYRVLRREAEALNAKISHIGGIEDHIHIIAAIPPTLAVSTFVGRVKTETTKALKRNFAHLDTFAWQAGFGAFTLNPNDMDGIIHYVLNQKNHHKKDDLWAPFERLG; encoded by the coding sequence ATGTCCTATACCCGACTGCGCTATCATATCGTTACGGCGACCAAATATCGTGAACCACTCCTAACTCCCGACGTTGAAAATGTTGCCTACAGGGTTCTTCGCAGAGAGGCAGAAGCCCTCAACGCAAAAATATCGCATATCGGCGGAATCGAAGACCACATTCATATCATCGCCGCAATACCTCCAACCCTCGCCGTGAGCACTTTTGTGGGGCGCGTAAAAACCGAGACAACCAAGGCACTAAAGCGCAATTTTGCGCACCTCGACACCTTCGCCTGGCAAGCGGGCTTCGGCGCGTTCACGCTAAACCCCAACGATATGGATGGCATTATTCACTACGTGTTAAACCAAAAGAACCACCATAAAAAAGATGATCTATGGGCTCCATTCGAGCGGTTAGGCTAA
- the mutS gene encoding DNA mismatch repair protein MutS, with protein MKLTPMLRQYLEVKERFPGSILFFRLGDFYEMFFEDAKTSARELGLTLTARGKNKNAVPMAGVPHHAAAGYIDRLVDKGFSVAICEQVEDVADAKGIVKRDVTRVVTPGVLLDSDSLDEKAPNYVAAIAVGSASEAARAGQELTYGLAYLDVSTGDFQVTELRGRAELLSELNRVEPRELLIPQAEEGDAVFAESNAQDDDGRPRISGHFEAMRAQLEGVFLRPRSPKCYASKHLLERVAAGPRLADDLASDAYFLKSAAVEKIFARVHDFNFEGGEAVAKAACAVLDYLVETRRGVPANIQAVEPYRARSFLVIDESTKANLELTKTLMGARRSGSLLGVIDKTTTAMGARRLRQWLNYPLVDATRIRNRHDAVEEMLRFPALREDIRNALGEVYDIERLCAKISSGSANARDLRSLLKTLSIIPEVKEVLADCESEFLVSLDESLDPCPELRDLIERAIVDDPPIELTEGRLFRAGFHAELDELIDLSEHGKDWLLNYAAEQKQATDISSLKIKYNKVFGYFLEVTKSNLDLVPEHYIRKQTLANAERYYTPELKEMEEKILSADDKRKTLEYQLFQELRQTVGLEVGALLRTASELANLDVIAGLSELAARLEYTRPTICDEPVIEIDEGRHPVVESTLKDERFVPNSVRMSPERRLLIITGPNMAGKSTVIRQVALISLLAQMGSFVPAKSARLGLVDKIFSRVGASDNLARGQSTFMVEMTEAAHILNNATDKSLVILDEIGRGTSTFDGLSIAWAVAEYLHDKLQSKTMFATHYHELTELVRTLDGAHNLSIAVKEWNDDIIFLRKLVDGEANRSYGIQVGKLAGLPEPVVARAKQVLENLEGGQFDERGVPRAGRQPGKPAPVTARNNPNQLGLFQAPPALDPAQQAALERIQGLNPNTMTPLEALNILGELVGLVGSSDDLNN; from the coding sequence ATGAAGCTCACACCGATGTTGCGCCAATATCTGGAAGTAAAAGAGCGTTTTCCCGGCTCGATTCTTTTCTTCCGCCTGGGCGATTTCTACGAGATGTTTTTTGAGGACGCGAAGACCAGCGCGCGGGAGTTGGGGCTGACGCTGACGGCGCGTGGGAAGAATAAAAACGCGGTGCCGATGGCGGGGGTGCCGCATCACGCGGCGGCCGGGTATATCGACCGGCTGGTCGACAAGGGATTCTCGGTGGCGATCTGTGAGCAGGTCGAAGATGTGGCGGACGCCAAGGGGATCGTGAAGCGCGACGTGACGCGGGTGGTGACGCCCGGGGTGTTGCTCGACAGCGACTCGCTCGATGAGAAGGCGCCCAATTATGTCGCGGCCATCGCGGTCGGTTCGGCCAGCGAGGCGGCCCGGGCAGGCCAGGAGCTCACCTATGGGCTGGCCTATTTGGATGTGTCGACCGGTGATTTTCAGGTCACGGAGTTGCGCGGTCGCGCCGAGCTTTTGAGCGAGCTGAACCGCGTGGAGCCGCGCGAATTGTTGATCCCGCAGGCCGAAGAGGGCGACGCTGTTTTTGCCGAGAGTAACGCCCAGGACGATGACGGCCGGCCGCGAATCAGCGGGCATTTTGAGGCCATGCGCGCCCAGCTGGAGGGCGTGTTTTTAAGGCCGCGCTCGCCGAAATGCTACGCCTCAAAACACCTGCTGGAGCGCGTCGCCGCCGGGCCGCGCCTGGCCGACGACCTGGCGAGCGACGCGTATTTTTTGAAGAGCGCGGCGGTCGAAAAGATCTTCGCGCGCGTCCATGACTTCAACTTCGAGGGCGGCGAGGCGGTGGCCAAGGCGGCCTGCGCGGTGCTCGATTATCTGGTCGAGACGCGCCGCGGTGTGCCGGCCAATATTCAGGCGGTCGAGCCGTATCGGGCGCGCTCCTTCCTGGTGATCGACGAGTCCACCAAGGCGAATCTTGAGCTGACCAAGACGCTGATGGGCGCGCGCCGAAGCGGCAGCCTGCTGGGGGTCATCGACAAGACCACCACCGCCATGGGCGCGCGCAGGCTTCGCCAATGGCTCAACTATCCGCTGGTCGACGCCACGCGCATCCGCAATCGCCACGACGCGGTCGAGGAGATGCTGCGCTTCCCGGCGCTTCGCGAGGATATCCGCAACGCCCTGGGCGAGGTCTACGATATCGAGCGGCTGTGCGCCAAGATCTCGTCGGGCAGCGCGAACGCGCGTGACCTGCGCAGTCTTCTAAAGACCTTGAGCATCATCCCCGAGGTCAAGGAAGTGCTGGCCGATTGCGAGTCGGAGTTCCTGGTCTCCCTGGACGAAAGCCTCGACCCCTGCCCGGAGCTGCGCGACCTGATCGAGCGCGCGATCGTCGATGACCCGCCGATCGAGTTGACCGAGGGGCGGCTGTTTAGGGCCGGATTCCACGCCGAACTCGACGAGCTGATCGACCTGTCGGAGCACGGCAAGGACTGGCTGCTCAATTACGCGGCCGAGCAGAAACAAGCGACCGATATCAGCAGCCTGAAGATCAAATATAATAAGGTCTTTGGCTACTTTTTGGAGGTCACCAAGTCGAACCTGGACCTGGTCCCCGAGCACTATATTCGCAAGCAAACGCTGGCGAACGCGGAGCGCTATTATACCCCGGAGCTCAAGGAGATGGAGGAGAAGATCCTGAGCGCCGATGACAAGCGTAAGACGCTGGAATACCAGCTCTTTCAGGAGCTCCGCCAGACCGTCGGCCTGGAGGTCGGCGCGCTGCTTCGCACGGCGAGCGAATTGGCCAATCTCGACGTGATCGCGGGGCTCTCGGAGTTGGCCGCGCGCCTGGAATACACGCGCCCGACCATCTGCGATGAGCCGGTCATCGAGATCGACGAGGGCCGCCACCCGGTGGTCGAGAGCACGCTCAAAGACGAGCGTTTCGTGCCCAACTCGGTGCGCATGTCGCCGGAGCGCCGCCTGCTCATCATCACCGGGCCGAATATGGCCGGTAAGTCGACGGTCATCCGCCAGGTCGCGCTGATTAGCCTGCTCGCCCAGATGGGCTCCTTTGTGCCGGCGAAGAGCGCCCGGCTCGGGCTGGTCGATAAAATATTTAGCCGCGTGGGCGCCAGCGATAACCTGGCCCGCGGCCAGTCGACCTTTATGGTCGAGATGACCGAGGCCGCGCATATCCTCAATAACGCGACCGACAAGAGTCTGGTCATTCTCGATGAGATTGGCCGCGGCACCTCGACCTTCGACGGGCTGTCGATCGCCTGGGCGGTGGCCGAGTATCTGCACGATAAACTTCAATCAAAGACGATGTTCGCCACGCATTATCACGAGCTGACCGAGCTGGTGCGCACCCTGGACGGGGCGCATAACCTGTCGATCGCGGTCAAGGAGTGGAACGACGATATTATCTTTTTGCGCAAACTCGTCGACGGCGAGGCCAACCGCTCCTACGGCATCCAGGTCGGCAAGCTCGCCGGGCTGCCCGAGCCGGTGGTCGCGCGCGCCAAGCAGGTGCTCGAGAACCTCGAGGGCGGCCAATTCGACGAGCGCGGCGTGCCGCGCGCCGGGCGTCAGCCGGGCAAACCCGCGCCGGTGACCGCGCGAAATAACCCCAATCAGCTCGGCCTCTTCCAAGCTCCCCCGGCGCTCGACCCCGCCCAACAGGCGGCCCTGGAGCGCATTCAGGGATTAAATCCCAATACAATGACGCCGCTTGAAGCGCTTAATATTTTAGGTGAATTGGTGGGCCTTGTGGGCTCGTCCGACGACCTCAACAACTGA
- a CDS encoding sugar-binding protein — translation MLVLTCLLSMAAFSVGCSSSKSHELDPFGLADEPDPNDLLDEEIKPRRGTPARARRSAAVDQPLLVLPLPKAETSKTIDGDFSDWNTRKVRTFGSSKHIVTGEEFWGGAKDASFSVGVEADEGYVYFSVAVRDDVVIDAESQDIMSDGVIIWLQDPKLESVIASLPDGMAKRHDIGSESAILFTPDGQFWRFDRPDGALHRAGITAATKKTKDGYNVEVALTLGVIGQVATLPTEAVAFRVELLDGDEAGRRGEQTRLSMLPDPLGPRFARYEVGGWLPFSQAKGQPPRPGALGRWVLNGDTWYYDSFEVVPNSWLLLQDTSEFEETLAKTDVFDEICPLATSERELVEAYQSTRGTQRAGLLLCGPRAPGNRCPSDAQSELYWLNLERQGEDWSLAKHAKVTPEPLQQCAKTPRKGGDFYSEFSLLPLEMLGPTVWGIGWHKGYSDRKERSLERGVWFANPDLPTPYMGTAIAEKTRARTRERTLSKSHVYLALVDDVAGLDICEVERIQEQQCSGLDRRCATTEFGESVQVHVKLWSPHKQRFETYLQTKHRGCSAATFDFNERRGFMLLVEPGRLGALASPANPGSKRRRQEVVAPVEVPAAAEPEAAPAPAKGVDLF, via the coding sequence ATGCTCGTGCTGACCTGCCTGTTGAGCATGGCTGCGTTTAGCGTTGGCTGCTCAAGCTCGAAGTCCCACGAGCTCGACCCCTTCGGCCTGGCCGATGAGCCCGATCCCAACGACCTGCTCGACGAGGAGATCAAGCCGCGGCGCGGGACGCCTGCGCGCGCGCGTCGCAGCGCCGCGGTCGACCAGCCGTTGCTCGTCTTGCCGCTGCCGAAGGCCGAGACCAGCAAGACGATCGACGGGGACTTTAGCGATTGGAATACCCGCAAAGTGCGCACCTTTGGCAGCTCCAAGCATATCGTCACCGGCGAGGAGTTCTGGGGCGGGGCGAAGGACGCGAGTTTTAGCGTGGGGGTGGAGGCCGACGAGGGGTATGTCTATTTCTCGGTCGCGGTGCGCGACGACGTGGTTATCGACGCGGAGTCCCAGGATATCATGTCGGACGGCGTCATCATCTGGTTGCAGGACCCGAAGCTTGAGTCGGTCATCGCCTCGCTGCCCGACGGGATGGCCAAAAGACACGATATCGGCTCGGAGAGCGCGATTTTATTCACGCCGGACGGGCAATTCTGGCGCTTCGATCGCCCGGATGGGGCGCTGCACCGCGCCGGCATCACCGCGGCGACCAAGAAGACCAAGGACGGCTATAACGTGGAGGTGGCGTTGACGCTGGGCGTCATCGGGCAGGTGGCCACGCTGCCGACCGAGGCGGTGGCGTTTCGCGTTGAGCTATTGGACGGCGATGAGGCCGGGCGCCGCGGTGAGCAGACGCGCCTGAGCATGTTACCGGACCCGCTGGGCCCGCGCTTTGCCCGCTACGAGGTGGGCGGCTGGCTGCCGTTCTCGCAGGCTAAGGGCCAGCCGCCGCGCCCAGGCGCGCTGGGGCGCTGGGTGCTCAACGGCGACACCTGGTATTATGATAGCTTCGAGGTCGTGCCCAACAGTTGGCTCCTGCTCCAAGACACCAGTGAGTTCGAGGAGACGCTGGCCAAGACCGATGTCTTCGACGAAATTTGCCCGCTGGCCACCAGTGAGCGCGAGCTGGTCGAGGCGTATCAATCCACCCGCGGGACGCAGCGCGCCGGGCTGCTTTTGTGCGGGCCGCGCGCGCCGGGCAATCGTTGCCCGAGCGACGCCCAGAGCGAGCTCTATTGGCTAAATCTGGAGCGCCAGGGCGAGGACTGGAGCCTGGCAAAGCACGCGAAGGTCACGCCCGAGCCGCTGCAACAATGCGCCAAGACGCCGCGAAAGGGGGGCGATTTCTACTCGGAATTCTCGCTTCTCCCGCTGGAGATGCTCGGCCCGACGGTGTGGGGCATCGGCTGGCATAAGGGGTATTCGGACCGCAAGGAGCGATCGCTTGAGCGGGGGGTATGGTTCGCCAATCCCGACCTCCCCACGCCCTATATGGGGACCGCGATCGCTGAGAAGACTCGCGCTCGTACGCGCGAGCGCACGCTCTCAAAGAGCCATGTCTATCTGGCGTTGGTCGACGACGTGGCCGGCCTCGATATCTGTGAGGTGGAGCGTATTCAGGAGCAGCAATGCAGCGGGCTGGACCGGCGCTGCGCCACCACTGAGTTCGGGGAGTCGGTGCAGGTGCACGTGAAGTTATGGTCCCCGCATAAGCAGCGCTTCGAGACCTATCTGCAGACCAAACATCGCGGCTGCAGCGCGGCGACCTTCGACTTCAACGAGCGTCGCGGTTTTATGCTCCTCGTCGAGCCGGGGCGCCTGGGCGCGCTCGCCTCGCCGGCGAATCCGGGGTCGAAGCGTCGCAGGCAAGAGGTTGTGGCGCCGGTCGAGGTCCCGGCGGCCGCCGAGCCCGAAGCCGCACCTGCACCCGCCAAGGGGGTCGACCTCTTCTGA
- the queG gene encoding tRNA epoxyqueuosine(34) reductase QueG, protein MSSSEVSGAEQSSGEQPDANKPEGEPTLSDKIMARAIELGFDRAAIVPAGRLKHAEQYLEWLKEGRHGAMNYLDRHHELRVDPTKMEEGTRSVVVLLKNYYREADLLAGGLRIARYAHGDDYHDTLWERMRELAAFIHAETGADCGTRPATDTAPILERDLAALAGLGWVGKNAMLINPEIGSFSFIAEVLVDLDLEATHPMVPDRCGTCSKCIDACPTNAIISPAVIDARRCISYLTIELRGPIPRALRPLIGDHIFGCDICQVVCPWNSKAEPSEDASFQTREIYRSLTLQRLLCFDLPDYVEHFSKSAIKRAKLRGLRRNAAVVIGNTFAQSGDESIVELLGERLLKDEPEPLVRGHIAWALGQVGGDAAAQILCEAAGAEQDPYVQEEIRAAQR, encoded by the coding sequence ATGTCTTCAAGCGAAGTTTCTGGCGCCGAACAATCGAGCGGCGAACAACCTGACGCGAACAAACCCGAAGGCGAGCCGACGCTCAGCGACAAGATCATGGCGCGCGCGATCGAGCTGGGCTTTGACCGCGCGGCCATCGTCCCCGCCGGGCGCCTCAAGCACGCCGAGCAATATCTGGAGTGGCTCAAAGAGGGGCGCCACGGGGCGATGAATTACCTCGACCGCCACCATGAGCTTCGCGTCGACCCGACCAAGATGGAGGAAGGCACGCGCAGCGTGGTGGTGCTGCTCAAGAATTATTATCGCGAGGCCGATCTTTTAGCCGGCGGCCTGCGCATCGCGCGCTACGCCCACGGCGACGATTACCACGACACCCTCTGGGAGCGCATGCGCGAGCTCGCCGCGTTTATCCACGCCGAGACCGGCGCCGACTGCGGCACCCGCCCGGCCACCGACACCGCCCCGATCCTCGAGCGCGACCTGGCCGCGCTGGCGGGGCTCGGGTGGGTGGGGAAGAACGCGATGCTCATCAACCCGGAGATCGGCTCCTTCTCGTTTATCGCCGAGGTCCTGGTCGACCTGGACCTGGAGGCCACCCACCCGATGGTCCCGGACCGCTGCGGCACCTGCTCCAAATGCATCGACGCCTGCCCCACCAACGCGATCATCAGCCCGGCGGTGATCGACGCGCGCCGCTGCATCTCGTATCTGACCATCGAGCTGCGCGGCCCGATCCCGCGGGCGCTTCGCCCCTTAATCGGCGACCATATTTTCGGCTGCGATATCTGCCAGGTGGTCTGCCCCTGGAACTCCAAAGCCGAGCCCTCCGAGGACGCGAGCTTTCAGACCCGCGAGATCTACCGCAGCCTGACCCTGCAGAGACTGCTGTGTTTCGACCTGCCCGATTATGTCGAGCATTTTAGCAAATCGGCCATCAAACGCGCCAAATTACGCGGTCTTCGGCGCAACGCCGCGGTGGTCATCGGCAATACATTCGCCCAAAGCGGCGACGAATCCATCGTCGAACTGCTGGGCGAAAGATTGCTCAAAGACGAGCCTGAGCCGCTCGTGCGCGGTCATATTGCCTGGGCGCTCGGTCAGGTGGGCGGCGACGCGGCGGCTCAGATACTTTGCGAGGCCGCCGGGGCCGAGCAAGATCCCTATGTCCAGGAAGAAATCCGCGCCGCCCAGCGCTGA
- a CDS encoding gamma carbonic anhydrase family protein, which produces MSDQLLPFEGARPSLGARVYIAPGARVIGNVALGDDASVWYNAVLRGDLEHISVGARTNIQDGTVIHIESGKFPTIIGEGVTIGHKALVHACTIGDNCLIGMGSIILDGAVIPDNCLVAAGAVVTPGKTFEPRSLILGSPARTVRPLSDEEVAGFRKSADHYVALAQRHASS; this is translated from the coding sequence GTGAGCGACCAACTTCTACCATTTGAGGGCGCGCGGCCCTCGCTGGGCGCCCGGGTGTATATCGCCCCGGGCGCGCGCGTCATCGGCAACGTGGCGCTCGGGGACGACGCCAGCGTCTGGTATAACGCCGTGCTGCGCGGCGACCTCGAGCATATCAGCGTCGGCGCGCGCACCAATATCCAGGACGGCACCGTCATTCATATCGAGAGCGGCAAATTCCCCACGATTATCGGGGAAGGCGTCACCATCGGGCACAAAGCGCTGGTTCACGCCTGCACCATCGGCGATAACTGCCTGATCGGCATGGGGAGCATCATCCTGGATGGCGCCGTGATCCCCGACAATTGCCTGGTGGCCGCGGGCGCTGTGGTCACCCCCGGAAAGACCTTCGAGCCGCGCAGCCTGATCCTGGGAAGCCCGGCGCGCACCGTGCGCCCGCTCAGCGACGAAGAGGTCGCGGGCTTCCGCAAGTCCGCCGACCACTATGTCGCGCTGGCCCAGCGCCACGCATCATCTTAA
- a CDS encoding serine/threonine-protein kinase — MPDQGPSLEDILQDLTDILDDVRIEEDDGKVAHYDAIQRGLSELHLHILTYIRFLEDQNFLTYNRIADELALTDAGRDALQNTDSWSAQVAQAFADQIVEPSAADDDAMALDGMLGDGLIDEMASGFDDMRLSDGSDAEEISAPFDDAISSDSYNFEDSPSDAAADEPLTDEAALDLMSDRVFDGPGPASAPPATDLDPAGDVNSNHERPTAQRDAMNNPGQNQATPASANGAELYQRTEELGVGGVGTVFRANQVKLKRDVALKVVDQVFNVFAGVKRDDIIASFTEVVQRQASLVHPNIVQVLDIETDAEFPYVVTQYAPRGNLRRLIEMPDRPTLSVALKYFMQILSALSTAHDNGIVHGNLKPENVVLDAAGNAMISDFGMANVVEREDANTAHVYVGVGTVAYMSPEQFQNPNSATEQSDIYSLGIMLYEMLTGKVPGRRSPMPSSFYPDIPRSLDDIFDKMSVDDPADRFLNVQEILQELYQAEDVMNLLDNRSGILFMRDPIEFGELGGIELASSAPAGGAATFVAQAPAAPVEADFADDFEGEYEDSVADEDSDVEDSAFDADSEVDEDVAADDVLGKLDKYGDMFEEEDA; from the coding sequence ATGCCAGACCAGGGCCCATCGCTTGAGGATATCCTCCAAGACCTTACCGATATCCTCGACGACGTTCGTATCGAAGAAGATGATGGAAAAGTCGCGCATTATGACGCGATTCAGCGCGGGCTCTCCGAGCTCCACCTGCATATTCTTACGTATATTCGATTCCTCGAGGATCAGAATTTCCTGACCTATAACCGCATCGCCGATGAGCTCGCACTGACCGACGCCGGGCGCGACGCTCTGCAGAATACGGACAGCTGGAGCGCCCAGGTCGCCCAGGCGTTCGCCGACCAGATCGTGGAGCCCAGCGCGGCCGACGATGACGCGATGGCGCTCGACGGCATGCTCGGCGACGGGCTCATCGATGAGATGGCCTCCGGCTTCGATGATATGCGCTTAAGCGACGGCTCCGACGCCGAGGAGATCAGCGCCCCCTTCGACGACGCAATCAGCAGTGATTCATATAACTTCGAAGACTCGCCGAGCGACGCTGCGGCCGACGAGCCGCTGACCGATGAGGCAGCTCTCGACCTGATGTCCGACCGAGTTTTCGATGGGCCCGGGCCCGCCAGCGCACCGCCAGCGACCGATTTGGACCCCGCCGGCGATGTTAATTCCAATCACGAGCGACCGACCGCACAAAGAGACGCAATGAACAATCCAGGGCAGAACCAAGCAACGCCAGCCTCCGCCAACGGAGCCGAACTCTATCAGCGCACCGAGGAATTGGGCGTCGGCGGCGTCGGCACCGTGTTCCGTGCCAACCAGGTCAAGCTCAAGCGCGACGTCGCGCTCAAGGTCGTCGACCAGGTCTTTAACGTCTTCGCCGGCGTCAAGCGCGACGATATCATCGCGAGCTTCACCGAGGTCGTGCAGCGCCAGGCGAGCCTGGTGCACCCGAATATCGTGCAGGTGCTCGACATTGAGACCGACGCCGAATTCCCCTATGTGGTCACGCAATACGCCCCGCGCGGAAACCTGCGCCGCCTCATCGAGATGCCGGATCGCCCCACGCTTAGCGTCGCGCTCAAATATTTTATGCAGATCTTGAGCGCCCTGAGCACCGCCCACGACAACGGCATCGTCCACGGCAACCTCAAGCCCGAGAACGTCGTGCTGGACGCCGCCGGCAACGCCATGATCAGCGACTTCGGCATGGCCAATGTGGTCGAGCGCGAAGACGCCAACACCGCGCATGTCTATGTCGGCGTGGGCACCGTCGCCTATATGAGCCCGGAGCAATTCCAGAACCCGAACTCGGCCACCGAGCAGAGCGATATCTACTCGCTCGGGATCATGCTCTACGAGATGCTCACGGGCAAAGTCCCCGGGCGGCGCTCGCCGATGCCGTCGAGCTTCTACCCGGATATCCCGCGCAGCCTGGATGATATCTTCGACAAGATGTCGGTGGATGACCCGGCCGACCGCTTCCTCAACGTCCAGGAGATCCTCCAGGAGCTCTATCAGGCCGAAGACGTCATGAACCTGCTCGACAACCGCTCGGGCATCCTCTTCATGCGCGACCCCATCGAGTTCGGCGAGCTCGGCGGCATCGAGCTGGCCTCCTCGGCGCCCGCCGGCGGGGCCGCCACCTTCGTCGCGCAGGCCCCGGCTGCGCCGGTCGAGGCTGACTTCGCCGACGACTTCGAGGGCGAATACGAAGACAGCGTCGCCGACGAGGACAGCGACGTCGAAGACAGCGCATTCGACGCTGACTCCGAGGTCGACGAAGACGTCGCCGCCGATGATGTGCTCGGAAAGCTCGATAAATACGGCGATATGTTCGAAGAAGAGGACGCGTGA